The proteins below come from a single Portunus trituberculatus isolate SZX2019 chromosome 2, ASM1759143v1, whole genome shotgun sequence genomic window:
- the LOC123505622 gene encoding LOW QUALITY PROTEIN: putative elongator complex protein 1 (The sequence of the model RefSeq protein was modified relative to this genomic sequence to represent the inferred CDS: inserted 1 base in 1 codon; deleted 2 bases in 2 codons), whose protein sequence is MRNLAIVDHRRQAVPSVPRDALLCVDPLTMAPYMATTQAIHCLDKAPPSWSTVTWDQHGIHTARIVSVECVAAAAALCVVTAEGQVITVGEDGQVEITGEVTDGIAAAEWSPDQEXLAVVTSSDLTLLMTSTFDPIAETSLSEQGQNAMVSLGWGKKETQFHGSAGKVAAHVTSDFRPAPEWDDGLPRVSWRGDGELFAISHLQNGRNIRKIAILNRECTILYISENIDGLESPLAWKPSGGVIASTQTTSTKHQVTFVEKNGLKHGGFTLPFAPGTMNVETLIWSADSSVLAVWMRPLLRRREVEEVVQLWMCGNYHWYLKREIRFGGRGLSGGGGGGQKEGKGNEEGNEGKNEDNKEKKNVKIKKIKKIEDLKEENQKKEEEEEGKTKKHQKQQENIISIKWTEESTPPLHTLHILTTTHHHRFTVCHTTHHSLGHTPQDPASVAVVDGRTLHITPFRHTIVPPPMSAYQVEFADVINSIAFCSDGDGGGGGGGGVDDSGYVDVDVDVCGSVCVQHGVDRLTFLSAGVDGEVEGCVVRVTGAGGQGFRECVVPVGVCGQCEVQWPAGVSPRPASAREMYHWAWPRRDLLLAVFGVDGVCFLVFIEVVEARRAVAKEVVALEDCVVAMAASPTLAALQLASGSVVKVELATRRLDPWLLDGHEVCLPAASHQLLLCPLEGVAGPTPLALTPRGRLYLGHRQVLAGCTSVLLHTHHLLATTAAHTLLATPLTTPALAALEETASGSGGGGGGGVRRVERGARLVCGVGHDTRVVLQMPRGNLEVVSPRPLALHALGRLVGARQYGAALTLALRHRIDTNLLYDHQPDHFLAAADHFVQDVAAPQRLDVFLAALTDVDCTTTTYAFHYPARHTATAAPGKVVAVCEAVRAAMEGQDKGRLLLPILTSLVRCGRMEEALARLGDMRRQAEEGQVFPVGPEEGLRHLLYLADTDELYRVALGTYDLSLALMVAQRSKRDPKEYLAQLNSLAALPGPLQRFRINATLQRFTAALHGLDDTVPHRTEALAMVDTHGLHALALPLLPDGSEVKATVCHSYGRRLLAQNRPGEAAIMLGRAGQHQAALEAYRSAGNWQMALVMAACLGLAKERVGELCRELAEALRGQGRHTEAARLYEHHLGDEEEAVACLTAAGEWQDALRLAHHHGRPDLLQTHVQPGARQQAAATLADMQEVAATITSQVARLAVVRAAQQRQHTASLALAAEDAPLDSDLYSDTSTVAGGEPGRRSMASSSGGGSSSRSQRSSKSRRKMERKKYSLREGSATEDLALLAALHHTYTTLQGRATTTTTLCTALLTLGHDAEATHLHTAFADLLKLARAKQAEIWPVAAQPDQEEFGPQLTTQAAVDRVMAGAGPGPAGGALVAARMAMLEPHLRFPPPPVTDAWQLTMLAPQDKAH, encoded by the exons ATGAGGAACCTTGCAATAGTGGACCATCGGAGGCAGGCCGTCCCATCAGTGCCCCGGGACGCCCTGCTGTGTGTGGACCCTCTTACTATGGCCCCTTACATGGCCACCACACAGGCCATACACTGCTtggacaag GCCCCTCCCAGCTGGTCAACCGTCACCTGGGATCAGCACGGCATCCACACAGCGCGGATTGTGTCAGTGGAAtgtgtcgccgccgccgccgcgctGTGTGTCGTCACCGCAGAGGGTCAGGTCATCACTGTGGGGGAGGATGGACAG gttgaGATAACAGGAGAGGTGACAGACGGGATCGCAGCCGCAGAGTGGAGCCCAGACCAGG CTCTCGCTGTGGTGACCTCATCTGACCTTACCCTGCTGATGACCTCCACCTTTGACCCCATCGCTGAGACAAGCTTAAGCGAACAAGGTCAGAACGCGATGGTTTCCTTAGGCTGGGGGAAGAAAGAGACGCAGTTTCACGGATCAGCTGGTAAGGTCGCTGCCCATGTGACCTCTGACTTCCGACCTGCACCAGAGTGGGATGACGGACTTCCTAGGGTGTCCTGGCGTGGCGACGGAGAACTGTTCGCCATCTCCCACCTCCAGAATGGCAGAAATATCCGAAAAATCGCCATATTGAACCGAGAGTGCACAATCCTTTATATCTCGGAGAATATTGACGGTTTGGAATCTCCGCTAGCGTGGAAGCCGAGCGGAGGGGTCATAGCATCCACTCAGACCACATCCACCAAACACCAAGTCACATTTGTCGAGAAAAATGGATTAAAACATGGCGGATTTACGTTGCCATTTGCTCCGGGAACTATGAATGTTGAAACGTTAATTTGGAGTGCAGATTCGAGCGTCCTGGCTGTGTGGATGAGGCcgctactg aggaggagggaggtggaggaggtggtgcagCTTTGGATGTGTGGAAATTATCACTGGTATTTGAAAAGGGAGATTAGGTTTGGTGGAAGAGggttaagtggaggaggaggaggaggacagaaggaaggaaaaggaaatgaagaaggaaatgaaggaaaaaatgaagataataaagaaaag aaaaatgtgaaaatcaagaaaatcaagaaaatagaagacttaaaagaagaaaatcagaagaaggaagaagaagaagaaggaaaaacaaaaaaacatcaaaaacaacaagaaaatattaTCAGCATTAAGTGGACCGAGGAatccacaccaccactccacacactccacatcctcaccaccacacaccaccaccgcttcaccgtctgccacaccacacaccacagcctGGGCCACACACCACAGGACCCAGcgagtgtggctgtggtggatgGCCGTACCCTCCACATCACCCCATTCCGCCACACCATTGTCCCTCCACCGATGTCCGCTTACCAGGTGGAATTTGCCGATGTTATTAATTCCATCGCATTTTgttctgatggtgatggtggtggtggtggtggtggtggtgtggatgacTCAGGGtatgtggatgtggatgtggatgtgtgtgggagtgtgtgtgtccagcatGGTGTGGATAGGCTAACTTTTCTGTCAGCCGGAGTGGATGGTGAGGTGGAAGGGTGTGTGGTTCGTGTGACAGGGGCAGGTGGGCAGGGTTTCAGGGAGTGTGTGGTGccggtgggtgtgtgtggccagTGTGAGGTGCAGTGGCCAGCCGGTGTGTCCCCCCGGCCGGCCAGCGCCAGGGAAATGTACCACTGGGCCTGGCCGCGAAGGGATTTATTGCTGGCGGTgtttggtgttgatggtgtgtgtTTCCTGGTGTTTATTGAGGTGGTGGAGGCAAGGCGGGCCGTGGCCAAGGAAGTGGTGGCCCTAGAGGACTGTGTGGTGGCCATGGCTGCCTCGCCGACGCTGGCAGCCCTGCAGCTGGCCTCAGGGAGTGTTGTGAAGGTGGAGCTGGCCACACGCCGCCTGGACCCCTGGCTGCTGGATGGCCATGAGGTGTGTCTGCCGGCCGCTTCACACCAGCTGCTCCTCTGCCCCCTGGAGGGTGTGGCTGGCCCCACCCCGCTGGCCCTCACACCCCGGGGCCGCCTGTACTTGGGCCACAGACAGGTGCTGGCTGGCTGCACCTCTGTCTTGctgcacacacaccacctgctgGCCACCACCGCCGCACACACCCTGCTggccacaccactcaccacccctGCCCTGGCCGCCCTGGAGGAGACCgccagtggtagtggtggtggtggtggtggtggtgtgcgtcGGGTGGAGCGAGGTGCACGGCTGGTGTGTGGCGTGGGGCACGACACCCGTGTGGTGTTGCAGATGCCCCGCGGCAACCTGGAGGTGGTGAGCCCTCGCCCCTTGGCCCTACACGCCCTGGGCCGCCTGGTGGGTGCACGGCAGTATGGGGCGGCGCTGACCCTGGCCCTGCGCCACCGCATCGACACCAACCTGCTCTACGACCACCAGCCGGACCACTTCCTGGCCGCCGCGGACCACTTTGTGCAGGATGTGGCCGCACCGCAACGCCTTGACGTGTTCCTGGCTGCCCTCACCGACGTagactgcaccaccaccacctatgccTTCCACTACCccgcccgccacaccgccaccgccgcgccGGGcaaggtggtggcagtgtgtgaGGCAGTGCGGGCAGCCATGGAGGGCCAGGACAAGGGACGGCTGCTGCTGCCCATCCTGACGTCGCTGGTGCGGTGCGGCCGCATGGAGGAGGCGTTGGCCAGGCTGGGGGACATGCGGCGGCAGGCTGAGGAGGGCCAGGTCTTCCCTGTGGGGCCGGAGGAGGGACTGCGGCACCTGCTGTACCTGGCCGACACTGATGAGCTGTACCGTGTGGCCTTGGGCACCTACGACCTGTCCCTGGCCCTCATGGTGGCCCAGCGGTCCAAGCGTGACCCCAAAGAGTACTTGGCCCAGCTCAACAGCCTGGCAGCGCTGCCCGGCCCACTCCAGCGCTTCAGGATCAACGCCACGCTGCAGCGCTTCACCGCAGCCCTGCACGGCCTGGACGACACCGTCCCACACCGCACTGAGGCCCTGGCCATGGTGGACACACACGGCCTGCACGCCCTGgccctgccgctgctgccggaCGGCTCAGAGGTGAAGGCCACCGTGTGTCACAGTTATGGCCGCCGCCTGCTGGCCCAGAACAGGCCGGGGGAGGCGGCCATCATGCTGGGGCGTGCTGGCCAGCACCAGGCAGCCCTGGAGGCTTACCGATCTGCTGGGAACTGGCAGATGGCCCTGGTGATGGCTGCCTGCCTGGGCCTGGCCAAGGAGCGAGTGGGTGAGTTGTGCCGGGAGCTGGCCGAGGCGCTGCGTGGCCAGGGCCGCCACACAGAGGCCGCCCGGCTCTACGAACACCACCtgggtgatgaggaggaggctgtGGCCTGCCTGACGGCCGCAGGggagtggcaggacgccctgcGCCTGGCCCACCACCACGGCCGCCCCGACCTGCTGCAGACACACGTGCAGCCCGGCGCCCGCCAGCAGGCCGCCGCCACGCTAGCCGACATGCAGGAGGtggccgccaccatcaccagccaGGTGGCCCGGCTGGCCGTGGTGCGGGCAGCACAGCAGCGGCAGCACACAGCCAGCCTGGCCCTGGCCGCCGAGGACGCCCCGCTGGACTCTGACCTGTACTCGGACACCAGCACAGTGGCCGGGGGGGAGCCGGGCCGCCGTAGCATGGCCagcagcagtggcggcggcagcagcagcaggtctcAGCGGTCCAGCAAGAGTCGGCGCAAGATGGAGCGGAAGAAGTACAGCCTGAGGGAGGGCAGTGCCACGGAGGACCTGGCCCTGCTGGCCGCCCTGCACCACACCTACACCACACTGCAGGgccgcgccaccaccaccaccacactctgcACCGCCCTGCTCACCCTGGGCCACGACGCTGaggccacacacctgcacaccgcCTTCGCAGACCTCCTGAAGCTGGCCCGGGCCAAGCAGGCCGAGATCTGGCCGGTCGCCGCGCAGCCTGACCAGGAGGAGTTTGGGCCGCAGCTCACCACCCAGGCCGCCGTGGACCGGGTGATGGCCGGGGCGGGTCCGGGGCCAGCCGGCGGGGCACTGGTGGCTGCCAGGATGGCCATGCTGGAGCCACACCTGcgcttcccaccaccacctgtcactGACGCCTGGCAGCTGACCATGCTGGCACCACAGGACAAGgcacactga
- the LOC123506919 gene encoding ETS domain-containing protein Elk-1-like, whose amino-acid sequence MVNNITLWQFLLELLLSNQYKHIIAWTNAEGEFKLLNAEEVARLWGLRKNKTTMNYDKLSRALRYYYDKNIIKKVLGQKFVYRRERRPHYGQERGGHVSLFPGGVRIAARRPIPRGRAPRGVASPFTRSCCAPTPHLAPPCSYWLLLLLGPLAHMYTAAAFSQMAAASLGGYLSALARRPPDTPETPAPPPPPGPALWPPDLGPRSPSPPSDDSQDSPPSAPLHLVTEETSRRRREEEAEERRREEKQRSRSRSPRSSPLPQPPQQKSPYPHRSPLPSPPPLSPLTPPPPREKPQTQTDTPKPRSVKPKPSPLDIQTITGSPPILSPRQNSACSLNTPVVNLPSPPYSGVGTKSPTYPFIYGQA is encoded by the exons ATGGTTAACAACATAACTCTCTGGCAATTTTTACTGGAACTCCTCCTGTCGAACCAGTACAAGCACATCATAGCCTGGACCAATGCTGAGGGGGAGTTTAAGCTGCTGAACGCTGAGGAGGTGGCCAGGCTGTGGGGGCTGCGGAAGAACAAGACCACCATGAACTACGATAAGCTGTCCAGGGCACTGCGTTATTACTACGACAAAAATATCATCAAGAAAGTACTCGGACAGAAGTTTGTGTACAg GAGGGAGCGGCGCCCCCACTACGGtcaagagagaggggggcatGTCTCCCTATTCCCCGGGGGCGTCAGGATTGCAGCCAGGCGCCCCATCCCCCGCGGGCGCGCACCACGGGGGGTCGCGTCTCCCTTCACCCGCTCATGTTGCGCCCCCACACCTCACCTCGCCCCCCCCTGCTCATATTGGCTCCTACTCCTCCtgg GTCCACTGGCACACATGTACACTGCAGCGGCGTTCTCCCAGATGGCGGCAGCAAGTTTAGGGGGGTACCTGTCCGCCCTGGCCCGCCGCCCCCCAGACACTCCAGAGACccccgccccaccaccaccccccggCCCTGCTCTCTGGCCCCCGGATCTTGGGCCCCGCTCCCCGTCGCCCCCTTCAGATGACTCCCAGGACAGCCCCCCCTCTGCCCCCCTCCACTTAGTGACAGAGGAGACAagccggaggaggagggaggaggaggctgaggagagAAGGCGAGAGGAGAAACAGCGCTCACGTTCTCGCTCACCACGGTCTTCCCCACTGCCGCAGCCCCCACAGCAGAAGTCCCCATACCCACACAGGTCCCCActaccctccccccctcctctttcacccctcacacccccaccaccaagGGAAAAGCCGCAAACACAAACGGACACACCAAAACCACGATCCGTCAAACCTAAACCCTCTCCATTGGACATTCAGACAATCACCGGGTCGCCTCCTATTTTGTCACCCCGGCAGAACAGCGCCTGTAGCCTCAACACCCCTGTGGTcaacctcccctcccccccatacAGCGGCGTGGGCACCAAATCACCTACTTACCCTTTCATCTATGGTCAAGCTTGA